A genomic window from Bacillota bacterium includes:
- the tig gene encoding trigger factor yields the protein MERIEGNFAHLSIEVDEAHVNRALDESYRRLVQRVTVPGFRKGKVPRPILEMRLGKGALYEDALKSLVPRVYMEAVKETGIDPVDEPDFDIEQIEEGKPLRFKAKVLVRPEVKLPDLRAIRVEKASAEVSDDEVNRYVEVLRRNRATAEPADHDAVQAGDLVTIDLELTSDGRRLDVRGGGKDLVVEAAAKQDLPGLGEGLTGLKPGEEKTIETTVPPTYPEKELVGKPALARVTVKGIRVRKLPEVNDEFAKAVGGFDSVEAMKRDIRERLEKSAQSRAEAEYRKAVVDRITQEAEVDVPERLVDRQVDFMVRDLAESLAQQGMTLRGYLEACGMDEETLRKSYRDDAKALVKSELVLDAISKAEGFVATPDEVDSRIAQIALRQGSKADEVRELLTKTGRIHSVEEAIVRDKTIDYLVGLARGE from the coding sequence GTGGAGAGAATAGAGGGGAACTTCGCTCATCTGAGTATCGAAGTGGACGAGGCTCACGTCAACCGTGCCCTCGACGAGAGCTACCGGAGGCTTGTTCAGCGGGTGACGGTGCCGGGCTTCCGCAAGGGAAAGGTTCCGCGCCCCATCCTCGAAATGAGGTTGGGCAAAGGGGCGCTTTACGAAGATGCGCTGAAGAGCCTTGTCCCCAGGGTGTACATGGAGGCCGTCAAGGAGACGGGCATCGATCCCGTAGATGAGCCGGACTTTGACATCGAGCAGATCGAGGAGGGCAAACCGCTCAGATTCAAGGCGAAGGTGCTTGTCAGACCCGAAGTCAAGCTGCCGGACTTGCGCGCGATCAGGGTGGAGAAGGCCTCGGCAGAGGTGAGCGACGACGAAGTGAACCGTTATGTTGAGGTGCTTCGAAGGAATCGCGCCACGGCCGAACCTGCCGACCACGACGCAGTTCAGGCCGGGGATCTCGTCACGATAGACCTCGAGCTGACTTCCGACGGCAGACGCCTCGATGTAAGAGGCGGCGGCAAGGACCTCGTCGTAGAGGCCGCTGCGAAGCAGGATCTACCAGGACTGGGCGAGGGGCTGACCGGGCTCAAGCCGGGCGAGGAGAAGACCATCGAGACCACCGTGCCGCCGACGTATCCAGAGAAGGAGCTTGTTGGAAAGCCGGCTCTTGCGCGCGTGACGGTGAAGGGAATCCGTGTGAGGAAGCTGCCAGAAGTGAACGACGAGTTCGCGAAGGCCGTAGGCGGGTTCGACAGCGTGGAAGCGATGAAGCGTGACATCCGCGAGCGTTTGGAGAAATCGGCACAAAGTCGGGCGGAGGCGGAATACAGGAAAGCGGTAGTGGATAGGATCACGCAGGAGGCCGAAGTGGACGTGCCCGAACGTCTCGTGGACCGGCAAGTGGACTTCATGGTCCGCGACTTGGCGGAAAGCCTCGCGCAGCAGGGGATGACGCTAAGAGGGTACCTGGAAGCCTGCGGCATGGACGAGGAAACGTTGAGGAAGAGCTACAGGGACGATGCCAAGGCGCTGGTAAAGTCGGAATTGGTGCTCGATGCCATAAGCAAGGCGGAAGGATTCGTCGCTACTCCCGACGAAGTAGACTCCCGGATCGCCCAGATAGCTTTGAGGCAGGGCAGCAAGGCGGACGAGGTCCGGGAACTCTTGACGAAGACAGGACGTATTCACAGTGTAGAAGAGGCGATAGTCAGGGACAAGACAATAGACTACCTGGTTGGGCTCGCAAGAGGAGAGTGA
- the clpP gene encoding ATP-dependent Clp endopeptidase proteolytic subunit ClpP translates to MSLAGSAYNHHAREEESVVNLVPIVVEQTNRGERAYDIYSRLLKDRIIFIGGPIDDDVANLVIAQMLFLQGEDPEKDINLYINSPGGVVTSGLAIYDTMQYIKPDVATTCIGMAASMGALLLAAGTKGKRYALPYSRVMIHQPLGGAQGQATDIEIQAREIVKLREVTQQILARHTGQPMEKIAADTDRNFFMSAEEAKAYGIVDEIFRTKKK, encoded by the coding sequence GTGAGTCTCGCCGGGTCAGCATATAATCACCATGCAAGGGAGGAGGAGTCGGTCGTGAACCTGGTTCCGATCGTAGTGGAGCAGACAAACCGCGGGGAACGGGCTTACGATATATACTCAAGGCTTCTCAAGGATAGAATCATATTCATAGGCGGCCCGATAGACGATGACGTCGCGAACCTGGTCATAGCACAGATGTTGTTCCTCCAAGGCGAGGATCCCGAGAAGGACATCAACCTTTACATCAACAGCCCCGGCGGTGTCGTGACGTCAGGGCTCGCCATTTACGACACCATGCAATATATCAAGCCCGATGTGGCCACCACGTGCATAGGCATGGCCGCCAGCATGGGGGCGCTTCTCCTGGCGGCAGGCACAAAGGGGAAGAGGTATGCCCTCCCCTACTCGAGGGTGATGATCCATCAGCCTCTCGGAGGCGCTCAGGGGCAGGCCACGGACATCGAGATACAGGCGAGGGAGATCGTTAAACTGCGCGAGGTGACCCAACAGATTCTGGCAAGGCACACGGGACAGCCCATGGAGAAGATAGCAGCGGATACTGACAGGAATTTCTTCATGTCGGCTGAGGAGGCGAAGGCTTACGGGATCGTAGACGAGATCTTCAGGACCAAGAAGAAGTAG